In Silene latifolia isolate original U9 population chromosome 3, ASM4854445v1, whole genome shotgun sequence, a single window of DNA contains:
- the LOC141649693 gene encoding uncharacterized protein LOC141649693: MSCLREGNPYAHFFRSLRELNIHEENRIVIRSNPSHDQRTHNTPTASQIATVWVEEDTSSAPLAHDIVVYACGGGSRRILHYYGCYDPLQYPVLFLYGETRWHQSIYRYQIGHRMRQQYSTFPINEVLVQSTDDLLEAEEQGQLLFLVLILHSAILIFLHIQLILIKKVSCREYYCYRLQIRITDTSILLRSGRLLQQYVVDMYIKLETTHLDFIRFNQKVIRAELYQGIIDSYNSGETHAANIGHRFILPASFIGCDRDMRHRYLNAMCLPEIECELLPHDEAQNRPDLVTQVFRAKLIELKKAIVKRKLFRNVAGYVYVVEFKKRGLPHAHFLIILDSASKIRSPEHYDLHVCAEIPDESTNPHLYTAVVKHMMHGPCGIDFPSNPCMRNRQCKNHYPRDFCDFTMNGRNSYPIYRRREDGRFFYIRESWIDNRWVVPYNPFLLARFDCHLNVEVCSMIKAVKYLYKYVYKGHDQISIALTDNNNVEAIDEISSYQAARWISPLEAAWRIFRFSLNEVHPNVVTLQVHLPNMQTVVFRPFEQVENVIDDEYRTTTMLTSFFHRNTYDIYARTLTYQQFPEHYVWHGEKGSKILDSRRKALQSGDWCTQILPKSFNDLLSINGALCSSFRDAAYRRGLLEADKSIEQCLEEACHYQLSFVLRRLFATLLIYCEPKSPRLLWDKVFPYLSEDFAHAFPTKKRKVFNLTLRNVCTVIESMGKSFSKFDFGGLRLDEE, from the exons ATGTCATGTCTACGTGAAGGAAATCCATATGCACATTTTTTTCGATCTTTGAGAGAACTTAACATCCATGAAGAAAATCGTATAGTTATCCGATCAAATCCATCGCATGATCAACGTACCCATAACACCCCAACTGCGTCGCAGATTGCTACTGTTTGGGTAGAGGAGGACACCTCATCTGCACCACTTGCACATGATATAGTTGTCTATGCATGTGGAGGCGGAAGTCGTCGCATACTACATTACTACGGGTGCTACGATCCTCTACAGTATCCTGTCCTTTTCCTTTACGGTGAGACAAGATGGCATCAGAGTATCTACAGATACCAAATAGGTCATAGAATGCGACAACAGTATTCGACCTTTCCTATTAATGAAGTACTTGTGCAGTCTACTGATGACTTGCTTGAGGCTGAAGAACAAGGTCAGTTACTGTTTCTTGTTCTAATACTTCATTCAGCTATCCTTATATTT TTGCACATTCAGCTGATTCTGATAAAAAAAGTTTCTTGTAGAGAGTATTACTGCTACCGTCTACAAATTCGAATTACTGATACATCAATACTACTTCGAAGCGGTCGTCTACTCCAACAATATGTTGTTGACATGTATATTAAGCTTGAAACGACACACCTTGATTTCATTAGATTCAATCAAAAGGTTATTCGAGCTGAACTTTATCAGGGTATAATCGACAGCTACAATTCTGGCGAGACTCACGCTGCAAACATTGGCCATCGTTTTATCCTTCCTGCTAGCTTTATTGGTTGTGATCGGGATATGCGCCACCGCTATTTAAATGCTATGTGTTTG CCTGAGATTGAGTGTGAGCTTCTTCCCCATGACGAAGCGCAGAATAGACCTGATCTTGTGACACAAGTTTTTAGAGCCAAACTTATAGAATTAAAAAAGGCTATAGTCAAACGAAAACTATTTAGAAATGTTGCTGGTTACGTTTACGTTGTGGAGTTTAAAAAAAGAGGACTACCTCATGCACATTTCCTTATAATTTTGGATTCAGCAAGCAAGATTAGATCACCGGAGCATTATGATTTGCACGTATGTGCTGAGATACCTGACGAATCTACCAATCCACACCTCTACACAGCCGTTGTTAAACATATGATGCATGGTCCTTGCGGCATAGATTTTCCTTCTAATCCTTGCATGAGAAATAGGCAATGCAAGAATCACTATCCTCGTGACTTCTGTGACTTTACCATGAATGGTCGAAATTCATATCCAATATACCGAAGGCGAGAAGACGGACGATTTTTTTACATTCGTGAATCATGGATTGACAACAGATGGGTTGTCCCTTACAATCCTTTTCTTTTAGCGAGATTTGATTGCCACTTAAATGTTGAGGTTTGCTCAATGATTAAGGCAGTTAAGTATTTGTATAAATACGTCTACAAAGGTCATGATCAAATTTCTATtgctttgaccgacaataataaTGTAGAAGCAATTGACGAGATTAGTTCTTATCAAGCAGCTAGATGGATTTCGCCACTGGAAGCCGCTTGGAGAATCTTCAGATTTAGTTTAAATGAAGTTCATCCTAATGTTGTTACTCTCCAAGTACATCTTCCCAATATGCAAACTGTTGTTTTTCGACCTTTTGAGCAAGTCGAAAATGTCATAGATGATGAATACAGAACAACGACAATGCTAACATCATTTTTCCATCGTAACACATATGATATATATGCTCGTACATTGACATACCAACAGTTTCCTGAGCATTATGTGTGGCATGGAGAAAAGGGTTCCAAAATCTTGGACTCGCGTCGAAAGGCTTTGCAATCGGGAGATTGGTGTACACAAATCCTTCCGAAG TCATTTAATGATTTGTTGAGCATAAATGGTGCACTGTGTTCTTCGTTTCGCGACGCTGCGTATAGACGTGGACTTCTTGAGGCCGATAAGTCAATTGAGCAGTGCTTAGAAGAAGCTTGTCACTATCAACTGTCGTTCGTCTTACGAAGGCTTTTTGCAACACTACTGATCTACTGCGAGCCAAAAAGTCCACGTTTGTTGTGGGATAAAGTTTTTCCGTACTTATCTGAAGACTTTGCTCATGCATTCCCGACAAAAAAACGTAAGGTTTTTAACTTGACACTCAGGAATGTTTGCACAGTTATTGAGTCCATGGGTAAAAGTTTTTCGAAATTCGACTTTGGTGGTCTTAGGTTGGACGAAGAGTAA
- the LOC141649694 gene encoding uncharacterized protein LOC141649694 — MKAIEEEMNIPITSEEIESVNLLNSEQKYAYSIIYDRVVRNKCGAFFLDGPGGTGKTFLYSALLANLRSHGIIALAVASSGIAASNISGGKTANSRFKIPLDLDENQSYQISKQTALAFGGKVVVFGGDFRQVLPVIPKSTLQEAVSASFVTSSLWQTHKKMHLTVNMRAIHDPVFSNFVLQVGEGRPPYENGKYIRLPRAIVISESQSCSLLDTLIQSIYPDIGLTTLDPMLTTKRAILTPKNEDTEIINSF; from the exons ATGAAAGCAATTGAAGAAGAGATGAACATTCCTATAACGTCAGAAGAAATTGAAtctgttaatttgttaaattccGAACAAAAGTACGCTTACTCGATAATTTACGACAGGGTTGTGCGTAATAAATGCGGTGCTTTCTTTCTAGATGGTCCAGGTGGTACTGGTAAAACTTTCTTATATTCGGCTCTGCTAGCAAATCTTCGTAGTCATGGCATTATTGCTCTCGCCGTTGCTAGCTCAGGAATTGCTGCCTCGAACATTTCCGGTGGAAAGACTGCGAACTCGAGATTTAAAATTCCTTTAGATCTTGATGAAAATCAAAGCTACCAAATCTCAAAGCAGACTGCGCTAG CATTTGGCGGGAAGGTCGTTGTATTTGGTGGCGATTTTAGGCAGGTACTTCCGGTTATACCTAAGAGCACTCTCCAGGAGGCAGTAAGTGCAAGCTTTGTTACGTCTTCTCTATGGCAAACTCACAAAAAAATGCATTTAACTGTTAATATGAGAGCGATTCATGACCCTGTTTTCAGTAACTTCGTTCTGCAAGTTGGTGAAGGTAGACCACCTTATGAGAACGGAAAATATATACGTTTACCACGAGCCATTGTCATATCTGAATCTCAGAGTTGCTCACTTCTTGATACACTTATTCAATCTATCTACCCTGATATTGGCCTTACCACTTTAGATCCTATGCTCACTACGAAGCGAGCAATCTTAACACCGAAAAATGAAGACACCGAGattattaattcattttag